Proteins from one Hoplias malabaricus isolate fHopMal1 chromosome 2, fHopMal1.hap1, whole genome shotgun sequence genomic window:
- the med22 gene encoding mediator of RNA polymerase II transcription subunit 22 isoform X4 has protein sequence MVPAFLGCVFKSHFGEVSVNIMATQRVLPQSKETLLQNYNKRLKDDIRSILDNFTEIIKTAKVEDETQVSRPTQAEQDHYEMHVRAANIVRAGESLMKLVSDLKQFLILNDFPSVNEAINLRNQQLRTLQEECDKKLISLRDEIAIDLYELEEEYYSSRYK, from the exons ATGGTTCCAGCGTTcttaggttgtgtgttcaagtcccactTTGG TGAAGTGAGTGTTAATATAATGGCCACCCAGCGAGTCCTCCCACAGAGTAAAGAGACTCTTCTTCAGAACTATAATAAGAGGCTAAAAGATGACATCCGGTCCATCTTAGATAACTTCACAGAAATCATAAAAACTGCCAAG GTAGAGGATGAAACTCAGGTTTCTAGGCCAACACAGGCAGAGCAGGACCATTATGAAATGCATGTCCGAGCTGCTAACATT GTCAGAGCTGGAGAGTCTCTGATGAAGCTGGTATCGGATTTGAAGCAGTTCCTGATTTTGAATGATTTCCCATCTGTGAATGAGGCTATTAACCTGCGCAACCAGCAGCTTCGTACACTTCAGGAGGAATGTGATAAGAAGCTCATCTCCCTGCGTGACGAGATTGCCATAGACCTGTACGAGCTTGAGGAAGAGTATTACTCCTCCAGGTACAAATAG
- the rpl7a gene encoding 60S ribosomal protein L7a, which yields YHCISFQPKGKKAKGKKVAPAPSVAKKHEVKKVVNPLFEKRPKNFGIGQDIQPKRDLTRFVKWPRYVRLQRQRSILYKRLKVPPAINQFTQALDRQTATQLFKLAHKYRPETKQEKKRRLLARAEQKAAGKGDTPTKRPPVLRAGVNTVTSLVESKKAQLVVIAHDVDPIELVVFLPALCRKMGVPYCIIKGKARLGRLVHRKTCTTVCFTQTNPEDRAALAKLVEAIKTNYNDRYEEIRRHWGGNVMGPKSTARVVKLEKAKAKELATKLG from the exons TATCACTGCATTTCTTTTCAGCCTAAAGGAAAGAAGGCCAAGGGGAAGAAGGTGGCACCTGCCCCTTCAGTGGCCAAGAAGCATGAAGTTAAGAAGGTTGTGAACCCCCTTTTTGAGAAGCGACCTAAGAACTTTGGCATTG GTCAGGACATCCAGCCAAAGCGAGACCTCACCCGATTTGTTAAATGGCCAAGGTATGTTCGCCTGCAGCGCCAGCGGTCAATTCTCTACAAGCGCTTAAAGGTCCCCCCTGCAATCAACCAGTTCACCCAGGCACTGGACCGCCAGACTG CCACTCAGCTGTTCAAACTGGCTCACAAATACAGACCTGAGACAAAACAAGAGAAGAAGCGCAGGCTGCTGGCTCGTGCTGAACAAAAGGCTGCTGGAAAGGGAGACACTCCCACCAAGCGTCCACCAGTTCTCCGTGCAG GTGTAAACACGGTGACCTCACTAGTGGAGAGTAAGAAGGCGCAGCTGGTTGTGATCGCCCATGATGTAGATCCAATTGAG ctggTCGTGTTCCTTCCTGCTTTGTGTCGCAAGATGGGTGTCCCTTACTGCATCATCAAAGGAAAGGCCAGGCTGGGCAGACTGGTGCACAGGAAGACCTGCACTACTGTCTGCTTTACACAGACAAATCC TGAGGACAGAGCTGCTCTGGCTAAACTGGTGGAGGCTATCAAGACCAACTACAATGacagatatgaggag atACGCCGTCATTGGGGAGGAAACGTCATGGGTCCTAAGTCAACGGCACGTGTTGTTAAACTTGAGAAGGCAAAGGCCAAGGAGCTTGCTACCAAGCTTGGCTAA
- the surf1 gene encoding surfeit locus protein 1 has product MTVFNSILTLCKNGRIMSINAYTVIPRRNLFYGPRQDMFKCKKVEIINVSREFSGTAGQAEKREDSLIKWLLLLIPVTTFGLGTWQVKRRQWKLKLIEELQCLTTAEPIPLPSDPMELKDLEYRRVKVRGRFDHFRELYILPRSPVDPVREAHEAGRLSSSAESGANVITPFYCTDLGITILVNRGYVPKNKIKPETRTGGQVTEEVDLVGVVRLTEQRKPFVPQNNVEANRWHYRDLEAMAKATGAEQIFIDAVLESTVPGGPVGGQTRVTLRNEHMQYILTWYGLCAATTYMWYVKFIKRVVV; this is encoded by the exons ATGACTGTCTTTAATTCCATTCTTACATTATGTAAAAATGGCAGGATTATGAGCATTAAT gCCTATACAGTGATTCCTAGGAGAAATCTTTTTTATGGGCCAAGACAGGAcatgttcaaatgtaaaaaGG TTGAAATTATTAACGTAAGTCGAGAGTTCAGTGGCACTGCTGGGCAGGCAGAGAAACGTGAAGACTCTTTAATAAAATGGCTCCTTCTGCTGATTCCTGTCACTACATTTGGCCTTGGAACATGGCAG GTGAAGCGCAGGCAGTGGAAGCTAAAGCTGATAGAAGAGCTGCAATGTTTAACTACTGCAGAGCCAATTCCACTGCCTTCAGA TCCAATGGAGCTGAAGGATCTGGAGTACAGACGTGTGAAGGTTCGTGGGCGGTTTGATCACTTTCGAGAGCTCTATATCCTCCCCCGTTCTCCAGTAGATCCTGTAAGGGAGGCTCACGAGGCAGGAAGGCTGTCCTCTAGTGCGGAGAGTGGAGCTAATGTCATCACACCATTCTACTGCACTGACCTTGG GATCACGATCTTGGTGAACAGAGGTTATGtccctaaaaataaaataaagccagAAACCCGGACTGGGGGCCAG GTGACAGAAGAAGTGGACTTGGTGGGTGTGGTGCGTTTGACAGAACAGAGGAAACCCTTTGTCCCTCAGAACAATGTGGAGGCAAATCGGTGGCACTACCGAGATTTGGAGGCCATGGCAAAGGCTACAGGTGCTGAGCAGATCTTCATTGATGCGGTGCTAG AAAGTACAGTACCAGGAGGACCAGTAGGAGGCCAGACGAGAGTAACCCTGCGGAATGAACACATGCAATACATTCTTACATG GTATGGACTATGTGCAGCCACTACATACATGTGGTATGTGAAGTTCATCAAGCGGGTTGTTGTATGA
- the surf6 gene encoding surfeit locus protein 6, translating to MSSLAEKYDYLEKLTRKVCHTQPQEPKKRAYVPFRGAADSKGGPPEKKQKKKQKLNKGNNLNNNDKKPALKGIQKTSPKATSTVQNTSQAKAHNGNRVHIQQKTKGANSEGEFNAVDILKKRLHQKIEEFRGQGPPKDPFSEEVQKRRAKRKQERERKKRKRKEFRMKKLAESASNEEHNESSMLEVPVAPDNSAEIKPAKKDTTSVFFNKVDVGDVYVDKGTKLMEKKNKRKIKGTLTPLTGRNYKQLLSRVEARKAHLEELREKDEEKAKKMEEKMRWTNVLYKAEGMKIKDNEELLRASLKRKEKRKAQRKKKWAERSQQVVEKIQQRQDKRRRNINRRKQNKVEKRKQRARKKGRVLPEDLKKAAL from the exons ATGTCCAGTCTCGCAGAAAAGTACGACTACTTGGAGAAGCTGACTCGTAAAGTATGCCATACCCAACCTCAAGAACCCAAGAAGAGGGCATATG TTCCATTTCGAGGTGCTGCGGATAGTAAAGGTGGTCCACccgaaaaaaaacaaaagaagaaacAGAAACTTAATAAAGGAAATAATCTGAACAACAATGATAAGAAGCCAGCCCTGAAGGGCATTCAGAAAACATCACCGAAGGCAACCAGCACTGTACAAAATACTTCCCAGGCCAAAGCTCATAATGGGAATCGGGTGCACATACAGCAGAAAACAAAAG GTGCAAACTCAGAGGGGGAGTTTAATGCAGTcgatattttaaagaaaagacttCACCAGAAGATTGAGGAGTTTCGTGGACAG GGCCCTCCCAAAGATCCCTTTTCAGAAGAGGTTCAGAAGAGACGGGCAAAAcgaaagcaggagagagagcgcaaaaagaggaaaagaaaggagTTCCGTATGAAAAAGTTAGCAGAGAGTGCTTCCAATGAAGAGCACAATGAAAGCAGCATGCTGGAAGTGCCTGTGGCTCCTGACAATTCTGCGGAAATCAAACCTGCCAAAAAGGATACAACCTCAGTATTCTTCAACAAGGTGGACGTTGGGGATGTGTATGTTGACAAGGGAACCAAGCTAATGGAGAAGAAGAATAAAAGAAAGATAAAAGGAACCCTCACCCCACTCACTGGGAGGAACTATAAACAGCTCTTGTCTCGAGTAGAGGCCAGGAAGGCTCATCTTGAGGAGCTGAGGGAGAAGGATGAGGAGAAAGCCAAGAAGATGGAGGAGAAGATGAGGTGGACAAATGTTCTCTACAAGGCAGAGGGCATGAAGATCAAAGACAATGAAGAGCTCTTACGAGCTTCATTGAAACGGAAGGAGAAGAGGAAGGCCCAGAGGAAGAAAAAATGGGCAGAAAGGAGTCAGCAAGTGGTTGAGAAGATACAGCAGAGACAAGATAAAAGACGAAGAAACATAAATAGACGCAAGCAAAACAAGGTAGAAAAGCGCAAACAGAGAGCTAGGAAAAAGGGCAGAGTGCTGCCTGAGGATCTAAAGAAAGCTGCTCTATAG